From the genome of Fibrobacter sp.:
GGGGATTTGAAGAGGAAAATATCAATATTGTTGCTGCATTTGATATCGATCCTCAGAAAGCGGGGAACAGCGGAAAGATTCCGGTGCTTCACATAGATGAGATGGCCTCGTTTATAAGCCGCAATAAAATCAGGATAGGGGTGCTTGCGGTGCCGGTTACTGAGGCGCAGAAGGTAGCCGATATCATGATCATTGCCGGAGTGCGGGGTTTCTTAAATTTTGCTCCCACCCGTCTGCTGCTTCCTGGAAATTGCAGGGAGAATCACATTAATCTGGCTCTGGAACTTGAGAAACTGATTTTGCTACTTGCGACATCTGAGACCGAGTCGGGTCAATTCAGTCAATTGAGTTGTTCCAGGCAGACCATCAAGTGAGGAAAAAAGGGGTATTTAATATATGTTACGTACTCAGGTCTTCAAGTGCTTCGGTCTCCTTATTCTGGTTCTGGGGCTGGTTGCGGCCCTGGTCGGAGTGCGGATTGTTCATACTCAGATCATAAAGAGAG
Proteins encoded in this window:
- a CDS encoding redox-sensing transcriptional repressor Rex, which gives rise to MGQETITTRLLEYKIVLKKMRMMGFTRVYSSNLADSLGVSSSLVRKDFSCLTTVGNKRGGYQIEPLLAEIHKILHRGGTATKAVVAGAGKLGRALCDYRGFEEENINIVAAFDIDPQKAGNSGKIPVLHIDEMASFISRNKIRIGVLAVPVTEAQKVADIMIIAGVRGFLNFAPTRLLLPGNCRENHINLALELEKLILLLATSETESGQFSQLSCSRQTIK